A segment of the Actinomyces sp. oral taxon 171 str. F0337 genome:
GGCCGTCGGGCAGGCGGGTGATGCGCGGGGCGAAGCGGGAGCGGTCGACACTGGGGTGGGGGGCTGCGCCGGCGCGGTCGAGGTCGTCAATGGCCTTGGCGGTCCCTGCGGGCACGACGGTGGTTCCGGTACCGGCCACGACGCCCTCGGTGAGACGGACCAGGACGTTGCCCGGTCCCAGGTCCAGGACGGTGCGCACCGGGGCGGCCGATCCGATCCCGAGGGCCTCGGTGACCAGGCCGGGCCAGTCGACCGGGTCGATGAGCACGGCGGTGGCCAGCTCGCGGGCGAGCTTCTCGTTGAGGCCACAGGTGGCCGCCCAGACGGCGACGTCATCGACGGCACCGGCGAGCAACGGGGTGTGGAAGGGGACCGAGGTGGCGAGGAACTCGGTGACCGGGGCCAGGACGGCACCGCCGCGGCGGCGGTCCTTACGGGCCTTGGCGCTGCGGGCGGCGGCCGCCTCCAGCGCGGTGACGACGCCCTCGAGATCGGCCGGGCGCCCCGAGAGGATGTGCGCCTGACGGCCGTTGGTCACGCCCACGGAGATCCGCTCCGAGCCGGGGACCCGGGACAGGACGGCGTCGAGCACGCTGCGGGTGACACCGCGGACCGAGAGCATGGGGGTGGACTCCCCCACCGTGCCCAGGTCGAGGCGGCGGGTGGTGCGGGTGGCCGCGGCGCCGATGAGGCGGGCGATGGCGTGAACCTCGATGACGCTCTCGCGCTCACCGGCCTGCACGGCCTGAAGCAGGCTGACACCCAGAACGCCCTGGGAGTGACCGATGGCGCCCACCGGGGCGTGGGCGGTCGGGTCGATGCCGGCGCCGGCCAGGGAGGCCAGGGTCGCGTGCTGGGCCATGAGGATGCCGGGCACGGAGACGTCGGCGCCGTCGGCGGTGGTGCGGTGCTGGGGCGCGACCGGGGCGGCCTCGTCGTCCAGGAGCCGCGAGCCGCGCGGGGTCACGGTGAGCAGATCGGTGGAAACGGGGGCCAAGCGCTCGGCCACGGCCCGGTCGATCGCCACGACGTCATCGGCCAGGACGTGGTCCAGGGAGACCAGGTCGGCCAGCGTCTGGCGCCAGGGCGTGGCCTGGCCTCCGAAGGTGATGATGTAGGGCTCGCCTCCGCTCAGGCGCTCAGCGATGGTGGTCGCGGGGCTGGGGGCTTGCGAGTTCGTGTGCACGGTCGTGGTGTCCTTCGGTGTGGCGACGGCGTGGTCGGTGGTCTCGGAACAGTTACCGGAACTGAGGTCGGGTGACGACGGGGAACGTAGCGGCCAGTGGGACTCGTGGCCTGATTCAGAGGGGGATGTTGTCATGCTTCTTGGGGGACTCGGGGCGGGCGTCGTTCTTGGCGCGCAGCGCGGCCAGCGAGTCGACGATGACATTGCGGGTGTCCTCGGGGGCGATGACGGCGTCGATCTCACCGATGGCCACGGCCTTGTCAGGGTTGATGACGGCGTCGGTGTACTCGGCCACGAGCCGCTCGTGCTCGGCGGCGGCGGCCTCCTCCCCCTGCTCGTCGCGGACCTTGGCCAGGTCGCGACGGTGGATGATGCCGACGGCGCCGGCAGCGCCCAGGACGGCGATCTCGGCTCCCGGCCAGCAGAAGTTGAGGTCGGCGCCGATGGCCTTGGAACCCATGACGATGTAGGCGCCGCCGTAGGCCTTGCGCAGGACGATCGTCACCAGCGGCACGGTGGCGGTGGCGTAGGCGTTGATGACCTTGGCGCCACGGCGGATGATGCCGGCGTGCTCCTGCTCGGCTCCGGGACGGTAGCCGGGAACGTCGACGAAAGTCACCACCGGCAGCCCGAAGGCGTCGCAGAAGCGCACGAAGCGGGCGAGCTTCTCGGAGGCGTCGACGTCCAGGGTGCCGGCGTCCACCAGCGGCTGGTTGGCGACGATCCCCACCGGGTGGCCCTCGAAGCAGGCGAAGCCGACGACGACATTGGGGGCGAACTCCTCCTGGACCTGGACGAGCTCGCCGTGGTCGACAACGGCAGAGACAACCTCGACGACGTCATAGGCCTGGCGGGTGGAGGCCGGGACGATCTCGCCGACGCCGCGGGCGGCCTCGGCGTCGGCCTGGGCGTCGGTGTCGTCATAGGCGTACAGGGGGGCGCTGACCCCGGATGAGGAGGGCAGGTAGGCCAGGAAGCTGCGGACCTGCCCCAGTGCGTCCTCCTCGTCCTCAGCCACGTAGTGGACGACGCCGGAGACCGAGCCGTGGATCCTCGCGCCGCCGAGGTCCTCGGCGCTGATCTGCTCACCGGTTGTGGCGCGTACGACGTCGGGACCGGTGACGAACATGTGGGAGGCCTGGCGGGTGGCGATGACGAAGTCGGTCAGGGCCGGGCTGTAGACGGCGCCGCCGGCGCAGGGTCCCAGGATGACGCTGATCTGCGGGACCAGTCCGGAGGCCGCGCAGGTGCGGTTGAAGATGCGCCCGTACTGGCGCAGGGCTCCCACGCCCTCCTGGATCTTGGCGCCGCCGGAGTCGATGAGTCCGATGACGGGGATGCGCAGGCGCAGGGCGTCGTCCAGGAGACGGACGATCTTGTCCCCCTCAATGGTGCCCAGGGCGCCGCCGGAGACGGAGAAGTCCTGCGAGTAGACGGCCACCTGGCGGCCATCGATCTGACCGAAGCCGGTGACGACGCCCGAGGGGCGGGCCTTGTCGCCGGCTCCGGAACCGGTGTAGCGACCGATCTCCAGGAAGGTGGAGTCGTCGAGCAGGTCGTTGATGCGCTCGCGGGCGGTGCGCTTGCCCTTGGCGTGCTGGCGAGCGGCGGCACGCTCCTCGGCCTCCCGGTCGATGCGGGCGATGCGCTGGCGGAAGGCGGTGGTGGCAACCGAGTCGGCCATGGTGGTTCCCTGGCCCGGTGCTTCGGCAGGCGCTCCGGGGCCGGTGATGGGATCGGTGGTCACGGTTCAGGCCTCCTCGGCGTCGTTCTCGGGGGTGTGCAGGCGCACCAGGACATCGCCGGCCGAGACGGTGCGTCCTGCACTGACGGGGATCTCCGAGATGGTGCCGTCGCCGAGTGCGTGGACGTAGTTCTCCATCTTCATGGACTCCAGGACCACGAGCAGATCGCCCTGGCAGACCTGCTGGCCCGGTTCCACACAGATACGGGTGACGATGGCCTGCATGGGGGCGGCGATGACGCCGGGCTCACCGGCGATGGCCCCGTTGTCGCCGGAGGCTGCGCCTCGGGGCGAGCGGCCCCCGCCGGAACGGCTGCGCAGCGGCTGGGCCCGGTTGCTGCGGGGGCTGAAGCCTCGCGCCGGGTTGGTGGGTGCGAGGATCCCGTCGGGCAGGGTGAGCTGCATGCGGCGGCCGTTGAGCTCGATGACGTAGCTGGAGCGGGTACGCGGATTGGCGACCGTCTCCGGGGAGCCGTCGGCCTCCGACGCCGCAGCGGTGTCATCGAGGTCGGGCAGCACCTCGTTCTCGATCCACCGCGTGGTCACGGCCAGCTGTCCGGCCTTGTCGGGTGCGGTGAAGTCGGGACGGGTCAGGACCTCGGCGTGCAGGGCGGTGCACACGGTGACACCTTCGACGACCGTCTCTCGCAGGGCGCGTCGGGCTCGGGCGATGGCCTGCTGCCGGCTGGCGCCGGTGACGATGATCTTGGCGAGCATCGGGTCGAACAGGGAGGTGACGACATCACCCTCGGTGACTCCGGACTCGATACGGATACCGGGGCCGGCCGGCCAGCGCAGGCGAGTGATGGTGCCGGTGGAGGGAGCCAGGCCACGGGAGGGGTCCTCACAGGTGATGCGCAGCTCGAGGCTGTGACCGCGAGGCTCATTGAGCTTACCGAGGCGACCGCCCTCTGCGATGCGCAGCTGGACCTCGACCAGGTCGGTGCCAGTGACCTCCTCGGTGACGCAGTGCTCCACCTGGAGACGGGGGTTGACCTCCAGGAACCACACATTGCCCTCGGGGGTCAGGAGGAACTCGCAGGTGGCCACCCCGACGTAGTCGACCGTCTCCAAAAGACGACGGGAGGCCTCGACGAGCCGGTCGTGAACGCCCTCGGGCAGGAAAGGTGCGGGAGCCTCCTCGAGGAGCTTCTGATTACGTCGCTGCAGGGAGCAGTCGCGGGTGGAGACGACGGCGAATCCGCCGTGGGAGTCGCGGGCGCACTGGGTCTCGACGTGGCGCGCGGCCGTCACGAATCGCTCCAGGATGAGGGTGCCACCGCCCTGCGCCGCCGACTCGAAGGCAGGGGTGGT
Coding sequences within it:
- a CDS encoding acyl-CoA carboxylase subunit beta — encoded protein: MADSVATTAFRQRIARIDREAEERAAARQHAKGKRTARERINDLLDDSTFLEIGRYTGSGAGDKARPSGVVTGFGQIDGRQVAVYSQDFSVSGGALGTIEGDKIVRLLDDALRLRIPVIGLIDSGGAKIQEGVGALRQYGRIFNRTCAASGLVPQISVILGPCAGGAVYSPALTDFVIATRQASHMFVTGPDVVRATTGEQISAEDLGGARIHGSVSGVVHYVAEDEEDALGQVRSFLAYLPSSSGVSAPLYAYDDTDAQADAEAARGVGEIVPASTRQAYDVVEVVSAVVDHGELVQVQEEFAPNVVVGFACFEGHPVGIVANQPLVDAGTLDVDASEKLARFVRFCDAFGLPVVTFVDVPGYRPGAEQEHAGIIRRGAKVINAYATATVPLVTIVLRKAYGGAYIVMGSKAIGADLNFCWPGAEIAVLGAAGAVGIIHRRDLAKVRDEQGEEAAAAEHERLVAEYTDAVINPDKAVAIGEIDAVIAPEDTRNVIVDSLAALRAKNDARPESPKKHDNIPL
- a CDS encoding biotin carboxylase N-terminal domain-containing protein, with translation MARRQPGTVQVRRLLVTLSRILIANRGEIALRIVRTARDLGATSILPYTPEDLMSPAAELADEAYALPEGSSYTDAAALLELARTTGADAIHPGYGFLSEDADFARSIIEAGITWVGPSPEAMDALGDKMSARDTAEQARVAPVPGITDSVTDADTVIDFAAAHGYPVALKRTDGGGGRGITVLHNDDEVRTTPAFESAAQGGGTLILERFVTAARHVETQCARDSHGGFAVVSTRDCSLQRRNQKLLEEAPAPFLPEGVHDRLVEASRRLLETVDYVGVATCEFLLTPEGNVWFLEVNPRLQVEHCVTEEVTGTDLVEVQLRIAEGGRLGKLNEPRGHSLELRITCEDPSRGLAPSTGTITRLRWPAGPGIRIESGVTEGDVVTSLFDPMLAKIIVTGASRQQAIARARRALRETVVEGVTVCTALHAEVLTRPDFTAPDKAGQLAVTTRWIENEVLPDLDDTAAASEADGSPETVANPRTRSSYVIELNGRRMQLTLPDGILAPTNPARGFSPRSNRAQPLRSRSGGGRSPRGAASGDNGAIAGEPGVIAAPMQAIVTRICVEPGQQVCQGDLLVVLESMKMENYVHALGDGTISEIPVSAGRTVSAGDVLVRLHTPENDAEEA